TTCGAAGCGTCTCCAGAACTGATAGTACTCGAAAATGTCCCTCGCTACAGTCATTGCTATCGTCGGTGTGGTGGTCCTCTCGAGTCTCGCGACCACCTGTGCCCTCTGCATCGACCGCAAGCGTTTCCGTCGTGAGTTCGCGTCGCTCGACGAGACGCTATACGAGGTGTTTCCCTACCTCGCAGTCATCGGGACCGTCCTCATGTTCAAAGGCGTCGTCCACGAGCCCAGCGTCCAGTTCTCGCGGGCACTGAACTGGGATATCACGGCTGAGATATACGCCATCGAAGGGCTGTTCGTCGCATACGTACAGGACCTGACACCCGAGGTACTCGTCCCTGTGTTCTCGGGGTTCTACATGTTCGGGTTCACGTACCTGTTGATCGCCCCGATTCTCGTGTACTTCCTCACATCGACGGTGCGCCCCCTGAAGGAACTGCTCGTCGCCTACTCCCTGAATTATCTCGTCGGGATCACGTTCTACACCCTCTTTGTGGCCTATGGACCTCGTCTTTACCTCGGTTCCCGCGTAGAGGGGTCGATGTATGCCCTGTTCCCCGAGACGCAGACCCTGACGCAGGCAGTCTCGGCAAATACGAACGTGTTCCCGTCGCTACATGCGTCACTGTCGATTATCGTCCTGTTGTTCGCCTGGCAGACACGCGACCGACACTCCAGGTGGCTCGCCATCGCGTCGGTCGTCGCGACCAGCGTCGTCCTCTCGACGATGATCCTCGGGATTCACTGGCTCACGGACGTCGTGGCGGGCGTCGTACTGGCGGTCGTGTGCGTCCTCGGAGCCGATCGGATCGTCTCCGCCATCGATGGCGGAGAACACCGGTCCGCATTCGATCACGAAACCGATGGGGCGACTTCGACGCGCTCGGACGACTAGCAGTGTCGACGGCCGGCACGGCTGCACGTTTCTGCTGCAGCCAGTCCAGCCGGGAGACGTTGTGTCGACGGCCGGCTCGTGAGCGGTCTCGTCTGCGAGTAGTCCGAGGACGACTGACCAGAGTTAAGGTCGTCGCGTCAATTCTCTCGGGTATGAGACATTCACCAGCCCCGCTTCTCTCTACGATGCGAATGAGCCTGCGGAGGGACGACGATGGCTGAGCTGTTCGAAAAGATCCTCGTGCCGGTCGCGAGCCGGGAGGACGCGAGCGCGACAGCAGCCGCGCTGGCGGGCCACGAGGCCGGTGATATCGTCGCCGTCCACGTGATCGAGAAGGCTGGCGGCGCCATCGACAAGGCTGGCGTGGAACAGCGTGAGCTGGAGGCCGAGGAGATTTTCGATGACTTCCGGGAGGCACTAGGGCGCCCCATCGAGACGAAGATCACCTACGGCACGGACGTCGCCGAGGCGATCTTCGATGTCGCCCACGACGTCGGCGCGAGCAGTATCGTCATCACGCCACGCGGCGGAAGCCGCTGGATTCGACTGCTGACGGGCGATGTCGCGCTCTCGCTGGTCACCGAGTCCGACCTTCCAGTGGTCGTCTTACCCG
The Halapricum salinum genome window above contains:
- a CDS encoding phosphatase PAP2 family protein; its protein translation is MVVLSSLATTCALCIDRKRFRREFASLDETLYEVFPYLAVIGTVLMFKGVVHEPSVQFSRALNWDITAEIYAIEGLFVAYVQDLTPEVLVPVFSGFYMFGFTYLLIAPILVYFLTSTVRPLKELLVAYSLNYLVGITFYTLFVAYGPRLYLGSRVEGSMYALFPETQTLTQAVSANTNVFPSLHASLSIIVLLFAWQTRDRHSRWLAIASVVATSVVLSTMILGIHWLTDVVAGVVLAVVCVLGADRIVSAIDGGEHRSAFDHETDGATSTRSDD
- a CDS encoding universal stress protein produces the protein MAELFEKILVPVASREDASATAAALAGHEAGDIVAVHVIEKAGGAIDKAGVEQRELEAEEIFDDFREALGRPIETKITYGTDVAEAIFDVAHDVGASSIVITPRGGSRWIRLLTGDVALSLVTESDLPVVVLPDQTQEGPTDEEAIEDE